The following coding sequences lie in one Hippopotamus amphibius kiboko isolate mHipAmp2 chromosome 17, mHipAmp2.hap2, whole genome shotgun sequence genomic window:
- the MRPL45 gene encoding 39S ribosomal protein L45, mitochondrial has protein sequence MAAPMPRGLSCLSRTLGWWSRQPVLVSQSTAVVPVRTKKRFTPPTYKPKYKSEKEFIEYARKAGLVIPQEHLERPIHLACTAGIFDAYVPPEGDARVSSLSKEGLAQRTERLKKNVASQLSIRRIRDSDPNFKIKDFPEKAQDIFIEAHLCLNNSDHDRLHTLVTENCFPDMVWDIKYKTVRWSFVESLEPPQVVQVRCSSLLNQGNMYGQITVRMHTRQTLAIYDRFGRLMYGQEDVPRDVLEYVVFEKHLVNPYGSWRMHGKIIPPWAPPKQPILKTVMIPGPQLKPWEEYEEPQGEAHKPQLV, from the exons ATGGCAGCACCCATGCCGCGGGGTTTGTCTTGCTTATCCAGGACTTTAGGATGGTGGTCTCGGCAG CCAGTCCTGGTGAGTCAGTCCACAGCAGTAGTTCCAGTGAGAACTAAAAAACGTTTCACACCTCCTACTTATAAACCCAAATACAAATCAGAAAAGGAGTTCATAGAATATGCCCGGAAAGCAGGACTGGTCATTCCTCAAGAACATTTGGAGCGTCCCATACATCTGGCCTGTACAG CTGGTATCTTTGATGCCTATGTTCCTCCTGAGGGTGATGCCCGAGTGTCATCTCTTTCTAAGGAAGGACTGGCACAGAGAACTGAGCGATTGAAGAAGAATGTGGCATCACAATTGTC AATCCGGAGGATAAGAGACAGtgatcctaattttaaaataaaggacttCCCTGAAAAAGCCCAGGATATCTTCATTGAAGCTCACCTGTGTCTAAACAA CTCAGACCATGACCGGCTTCATACCTTGGTAACTGAGAACTGTTTTCCG GACATGGTCTGGGACATCAAATATAAGACCGTCCGCTGGAGCTTCGTAGAATCTTTAGAGCCACCCCAGGTGGTGCAGGTTCGCTGTTCAAGTCTGCTGAACCAGGGCAACATGTATGGCCAGATCACCGTCCGCATGCACACCCGGCAG ACTCTAGCCATCTATGACCGGTTTGGCCGGTTGATGTACGGGCAGGAAGATGTGCCCAGAGATGTCCTGGAGTATGTTGTCTTTGAAAAGCATCTGGTGAATCCCTATGGGAGCTGGAGAATGCATGGCAAGATCATTCCCCCATGGGCACCCCCTAAACAGCCCATCCTTAAG ACGGTGATGATCCCTGGCCCCCAGTTGAAACCTTGGGAAGAGTATGAAGAGCCACAAGGAGAGGCCCATAAGCCTCAGCTAGTGTGA